One Vespa velutina chromosome 19, iVesVel2.1, whole genome shotgun sequence DNA segment encodes these proteins:
- the LOC124955759 gene encoding myosin-G heavy chain-like → MDVVTHGARTEEDKAQALESASRLRSSARLGFINSSSSAASTATTSSATAAAASSGTSNSNTTTTTGSTTNATTTCRASTKRRRKKRRRQRRSSNANDDDDDDVVDDLSAVLDSSSSVVSSSASRHVGSSVLLEDNLLPPPPPPPASGNNTNTAGTGASGTSSSITRRSLAQKVDDEGTTSRHRHHHNNNNNNNNNNNNNSGSHHRQQQRAENNEDNTVTGGGGGTRGEGEEEHNNNNHEEEEEDDEEVVDEDKSNEKKHHRGGGGGGGGGVGGIGGSSPTTTTLRNGGNNSSTRSAAASTAAASSSSSSVPILADITFLNRRTAKRSARRCNNASGRRNAMTMDLQRLINEVHARPAIWDQKNVNYHNRDVILKMWREIARACEVSTDVAKSKWKHLRDNFRNELKKTYRGKCDGSLGGGSEHDSKWVWFRSLFFLRDQMNSRVIGCALNQNCAALRSSPDGTQIEPQIDILEGHEETQFDDLDGDSCQSLLSNDDGLHHVMPPPKMNKIGRKRTLMEAMDNDYPEMDRKRYDALQKRLVLGQDEEDDTYHFLMSVRNPLRSLPLDRQMFVRLKIQELVYNEINSQNHQIRNYDGSQDVKPLKAQNDNGNGTAGNGGNGGGGNGGDVVSDMSNPASLLQNCATEGSSDDAFFG, encoded by the exons ATGGACGTCGTCACGCATGGTGCACGCACCGAGGAGGACAAGGCTCAAGCCCTGGAATCCGCCTCTCGTCTACGTTCCTCCGCTCGGCTTGGTTTTATCAATTCCTCTTCGTCGGCCGCATCAACAGCGACAACATcatcagcaacagcagcagcagcttcGTCGGGAACGAGCAACagcaacaccaccaccaccactggCAGCACCACCAACGCCACTACCACCTGCCGAGCATCAACCAAGcgtaggagaaagaagagaaggcgTCAACGACGAAGCAGCAAcgcgaacgacgacgacgacgacgacgtcgtcgACGATCTTTCAGCCGTCCTTGACTCGTCCTCCTCCGTCGTCTCATCCTCGGCGTCCCGTCACGTCGGCTCGTCGGTCCTTCTCGAGGACAATCTTTTACCGCctccgccaccgccaccggcTAGTGGCAATAACACAAATACCGCCGGTACAGGTGCAAGCGGTACATCCTCCTCCATCACTAGAAGAAGCCTCGCGCAGAAGGTTGACGACGAAGGTACAACATCCCGCCATCGACACCAtcataacaacaacaacaacaacaacaataacaacaacaacaacagcggCAGCCACCACCGTCAGCAGCAACGAGCCGagaataacgaagataacacTGTTactggcggtggtggtggaacCCGTGGAGAAGGCGAAGAGgaacacaacaacaacaatcacgaggaagaagaggaagacgaCGAGGAGGTGGTGGACGAGGATAAATCGAACGAGAAGAAACATCatcgtggtggtggtggtggtggtggtggtggtgttggtggaATCGGCGGCTCATCGCCGACGACTACGACACTGCGAAACGGAGGGAACAACAGCAGCACGCGTTCAGCGGCGGCTTCTACTGCTGCCGCTTCATCTTCCTCATCTTCCGTACCTATTCTCGCCGACATCACGTTTCTCAATCGCAGGACGGCCAAACGATCGGCCAGGAGATGTAACAACGCGAGCGGTCGCAGGAACGCGATGACGATGGATCTCCAGAGGCTGATCAATGAGGTGCACGCTAGACCGGCTATCTGGGATCAGAAGAACGTCAACTATCACAATCGCGACGTCATACTGAAGATGTGGCGGGAGATCGCGAGAGCCTGCGAAGTTTCCA cCGACGTCGCCAAATCGAAATGGAAGCACCTCAGAGACAACTTCAGAAACGAGTTGAAGAAGACTTATCGGGGAAAATGCGATGGTAGTCTTGGTGGCGGTAGCGAACACGATTCGAAGTGGGTCTGGTTTAGGAGCCTATTCTTCTTGAGGGACCAAATGAATTCAAGGGTGATCGGGTGCGCCCTTAATCAAAATTGTGCAGCCCTTCGTTCCTCGCCCGACGGTACGCAGATAGAGCCGCAAATCGACATACTCGAGGGCCACGAGGAGACACAATTCGATGATCTAGACGGTGATTCGTgtcaatctttattatcaaacGACGACGGTCTCCATCATGTTATGCCACCCcctaaaatgaataaaatcggAAGGAAACGAACCCTTATGGAAGCGATGGACAACGATTATCCTGAAATGGATAGGAAAAGGTACGACGCGTTACAAAAGAGATTGGTCCTTGGTCAGGATGAGGAGGACGACACTTATCACTTTTTAATGAGCGTCAGGAATCCTTTGAGAAGTCTTCCCCTCGATAGACAAATGTTTGTCAGGTTAAAGATCCAAGAACTCGTCTACAACGAGATAAATTCGCAAAATCATCAGATACGTAACTACGACGGCTCGCAAGACGTGAAACCATTGAAAGCACAGAACGACAATGGCAATGGTACAGCTGGTAATGGTGgaaatggtggtggtggaaaTGGTGGTGATGTCGTTAGCGACATGTCGAATCCAGCCTCGTTGCTACAGAATTGCGCTACCGAGGGCTCAAGCGATGACGCTTTCTTCggctaa
- the LOC124955765 gene encoding uncharacterized protein LOC124955765, which yields MNQRNLTFWIFLSIIVTYCNGNFTGDVGFSSELLPVKNSMIISEYSNFESGKVNINNIFDEILPKIRDFLVKRGMEPVNLPNYIGNVINFSGIFNGKINLRNGFLHYITNVKRSKNIMVQYNYKRLLVDVSLRWQLLNFNYDYDLIYLFMKKRGEVYGLIDDTDFDVSFEIDLNKYEMIFHGIRIHRINSFSMTVHSNKLDPVMNILTSVITRFFQNRIIKLLEEESIKTLRVFIDEMNKRIKKTNYEVKNLIGSF from the exons ATGAATCAACGAAATTTAACGTTTTGGATTTTCCTTTCGATCATTGTTACATACTGTAATGGAAATTTTACGGGGGACGTTGGATTTTCGTCAGAATTGTTGCCAGTGAAAAATTCGATGATTATTAG CGAATATTCTAACTTCGAATCAGGCAAAGtgaatataaacaatattttcgatGAGATCTTGCCAAAAATTCGTGACTTCCTGGTTAAAAGGGGTATGGAACCGGTTAACCTTCCAAATTACATTggaaatgttataaatttc tCGGGAATTTTCAATGGGAAGATCAATTTGCGAAATGGATTTCTACACTATATAACGAATGTAAAACGATCGAAGAATATAATGGTGCAATACAACTATAAGCGTCTTCTAGTCGATGTATCTTTGAGATGGCAATTATTGAat TTTAATTACGACtacgatttaatatatttatttatgaagaaACGAGGAGAGGTTTACGGACTTATTGACGATACTGATTTCGATGTTTCGTTCGAAATAGATCtcaataaatatgaaatgatatttcaCGGTATAAGGATCCATAGAatcaa ctCATTCAGTATGACAGTCCACAGCAATAAATTAGATCCAGTGATGAATATATTAACTTCTGTCATAACGCGCTTTTTCCaaaatcgtataataaaattgctCGAAGAAGAAAGTATAAAGACTCTTCGAgtttttatcgatgaaatgaataaaagaattaagaagACAAATTATGAAGTCAAGAATTTAATCGGTTcgttttaa
- the LOC124955766 gene encoding ribosomal RNA processing protein 36 homolog translates to MSAEDYEFLDKDKDQDEIREELSHMSFEDLQKLKEKLGTKVYNETVFGSRKKKEVIFKRENKNRPREMSTKRQVPRFKEIIQVKKRIPRDPRFDNLCGDFNEKAFKNAYSFINDIKENNLITLKSELQKTDDPKEIKKIKYLIQRLENQLREQKRKNMKEKKRIEEKKSIINALKTGQKHSFKKKSEKKVLDLITQYEELKDSGKLKKHITRLRKKALHKSRRQIEQMNWTVTNVE, encoded by the exons atgaGTGCAGAAGATTATGAATTTTTGGACAAAGATAAAGATCAA GATGAAATTCGTGAGGAATTGTCACATATGAGTTTTGAggatttacaaaaattaaaagagaaacttGGTACAAAGGTCTACAATGAAACCGTATTTGGTAGtcgtaagaaaaaggaagttattttcaaacgagaaaataaaaatagaccAAGAGAAATGTCAACGAAAAGGCAAGTGCCAAGATTTAAGGAAATAATTCAGGTTAAAAAGCGTATACCCAGAGATCCACGTTTTGATAATCTATGCGGTGACTTTAATGAAAAAGCATTTAAAAACGCATACagttttattaacgatataaaggagaacaatttaattactttaaaaaGCGAGCTACAAAAGACAGATGATccgaaagagataaaaaagatcaagTATCTTATTCAACGATTGGAAAATCAAttgagagagcaaaagagaaagaacatgaaagaaaagaaaaggattgaAGAGAAGAAGTCAATAATAAATGCTCTCAAAACTGGACAAAAACAttctttcaaaaagaaat CGGAGAAGAAAGTTCTTGATCTAATAACTCAGTATGAAGAGTTAAAAGATTCAGGAAAATTGAAGAAACATATTACAAGGTTGCGCAAAAAGGCTTTACACAAGTCCAGACGGCAAATTGAACAAATGAACTGGACAGTTACTAAtgtagaataa